A genome region from Carya illinoinensis cultivar Pawnee chromosome 2, C.illinoinensisPawnee_v1, whole genome shotgun sequence includes the following:
- the LOC122301157 gene encoding putative UPF0481 protein At3g02645 yields MHPSSNSPIFTKCIKNCSHTVPKPSSISPRKTNMFFPKPNMPSQSDSKFDELRWVIQIRRTLEEELDQDDAEVPVCIFNVPKALLASAPDSYIPQQVALGPYHYWRPELYEMQRYKLAAARRIQKQLLSRKYQNLVDQLTQLDQRIRACYHKYLDFNGETLAWMMAIDASFLLEFLQTYAIQEGKVLTRVSSSMSHLVDYAGRKSAHNVILRDVVMLENQIPLLVLRKILEFQLSSVDSSNDMLFSMLMGFCKEISPFKRMEDLPKIQVSQGSHLLDFLYQMIVPKVKEPSEITEAGDRDKGIEGKENSHTDSSYVKQALDGIWKLLSKINGGPIRLIKMVLQSRAVKVILRLPWTILSNLPVFKIIKQPVEYFFSNKEVKPKDEASSSNDSISKPPSVEEISIPSVIELSTSGIRFLPTNGSISTIAFDAKTGTFYLPTISLDVNTEVVLRNLVAYEASNASGPLVFTRYTELMNGIIDTEEDVKALRESGILLNCLKSDAEVTNLWNGMSKSIRLTKVPFLDKVIEDVNKHHSGRWSVKVGDAFKLYVVGSWQFLALLAVIFLLLLMILQAFCSVYSCTRNNLPINTTT; encoded by the coding sequence ATGCATCCTTCCTCCAACTCCCCCATCTTCACTAAATGCATCAAAAACTGCTCCCACACCGTACCAAAACCTTCGTCGATCTCTCCGAGAAAAACAAACATGTTTTTTCCCAAACCCAACATGCCTTCACAATCTGATTCCAAATTCGATGAGCTTCGATGGGTTATTCAGATCCGTCGAACCCTCGAAGAAGAGCTTGATCAGGATGATGCTGAAGTTCCCGTATGCATTTTCAATGTCCCCAAAGCTCTTTTGGCTAGCGCTCCAGATTCTTATATTCCACAGCAAGTTGCTCTCGGTCCTTACCATTATTGGCGTCCGGAGCTCTATGAAATGCAGAGATATAAGCTAGCGGCAGCCAGAAGAATTCAAAAGCAGCTCCTAAGCCGCAAGTACCAAAATCTTGTCGACCAACTTACACAACTTGATCAGAGGATCCGAGCATGCTATCACAAGTACTTGGATTTCAATGGAGAGACTTTGGCGTGGATGATGGCCATTGACGCTTCATTCCTGCTTGAGTTCCTTCAAACTTACGCCATCCAAGAAGGAAAGGTGCTGACAAGAGTCTCCTCTAGCATGTCACACTTGGTGGACTATGCAGGAAGGAAATCAGCGCATAACGTTATTCTTAGAGATGTGGTAATGCTTGAGAATCAGATTCCTTTGTTAGTGCTGAGGAAGATTTTGGAATTCCAGTTATCATCCGTGGATTCTTCCAATGATATGTTGTTTTCAATGCTAATGGGGTTCTGCAAAGAAATTTCACCTTTTAAGCGGATGGAAGATCTGCCAAAGATTCAGGTCTCCCAGGGCTCACACCTGCTAGACTTTCTGTACCAAATGATCGTGCCCAAAGTGAAGGAACCATCCGAAATCACCGAAGCTGGGGATCGTGATAAAGGCATCGAAGGGAAGGAAAACTCTCATACAGATTCAAGTTACGTGAAACAAGCCCTCGATGGGATTTGGAAGCTACTATCGAAAATAAATGGCGGCCCAATACGTCTTATCAAGATGGTGCTGCAGTCTAGAGCCGTAAAAGTCATCCTAAGATTGCCTTGGACAATCCTCTCTAACCTTCCTGTATTCAAGATTATAAAACAACCTGTGGAGTACTTCTTTTCGAATAAAGAAGTCAAGCCAAAAGACGAGGCTTCAAGCTCAAACGACAGCATTAGCAAACCACCATCAGTAGAGGAAATCTCAATCCCATCTGTGATTGAGCTTTCAACATCTGGGATCCGTTTCTTGCCCACAAATGGCAGCATCTCTACCATTGCTTTTGACGCAAAGACAGGCACGTTTTACCTCCCCACCATTAGTTTAGATGTCAACACGGAGGTGGTTTTGAGGAACTTAGTAGCATATGAAGCTTCGAATGCATCTGGGCCATTGGTTTTTACGCGATACACTGAATTAATGAATGGAATTATTGACACTGAGGAGGATGTGAAAGCACTTAGAGAAAGCGGGATCCTCCTTAATTGTTTGAAGAGCGATGCAGAGGTGACAAACCTATGGAATGGAATGAGCAAGTCTATCAGGTTAACAAAAGTACCATTTTTAGACAAGGTGATTGAAGATGTGAACAAGCATCACAGTGGCAGATGGAGTGTTAAAGTCGGCGATGCCTTCAAGCTTTACGTTGTTGGTTCTTGGCAGTTTCTCGCATTGCTAGCTGTAATTTTCCTCTTGCTCTTGATGATATTGCAAGCGTTTTGCTCGGTTTATAGCTGCACTCGCAATAATCTTCCAATCAATACCACTACATAG